Genomic window (Pyxidicoccus xibeiensis):
ACGCGCGCGAGGCCTGCTGTGACGGCCAGAAGGCCGTCTGCAAGGTGGACTCGTCCGGCGTGCCGCGCTGCTTCGGTGGCTGCCCCGGCGGCCAGTGCCCCACCGGGTGCTCCACCGGCTACACCGGTGAGGAGGGCTGCTGCATCGCCCAGGGCAGCACGTGCCAGTTCAGCGACCAGTGCTGCAACGGGAACCGCTGCCTGCCCGGGGGGGACGCTGGCTTCACCTGCCAGCCGGCCCCCACGTGTGATCCAGTGGGCGCGGAGTGCAACCCGGACAGCTCGGAGTGCTGCGCCGGTACGTCGTGCAAGGCCGTGGGAGAGCTGACCTGGGCCTGCCGTCCGAACACCACCCCGGGCGGTGGCTCCGACGGTGGCACTCCCGGTCCGGATGCGGGGACGGTCGATGGCGGCCCGGTGTGCGAGCCCAACGGTGAGACCTGCGCGAGCGGTGCCGCGTGCTGCTCGGGCATCTGCACCGGCGGGACATGCCAGGCGCCGCAGGCCTGCCAGCCCCAGGGCACCACGTGCACCTCGGCGGCGGACTGCTGCTCGGGCCTGGGCTGCCGCATCCCGGGTGGGAGCACTTCGGGCCTCTGCGAGGCGGGGGCTACCTGCTCCGCGGCCGGGCAGGCGTGCGCACCCAACAGCCCCTGCTGCTTCGGCCTCCAGTGCGAGACGGGGACGGGCGGCGCGTGCGACGGAACCCAGCCCTGCGCCTGCACGGTGATCATCAGGTGAACACCAACTGACGGTCACAGACTGGCGGGGAGTCGACTCGGGCAGTAGGACGGGCTTTGATGGGAGCCCGATTGAAGTCCGTGTCCCTGCCCACCATGTCTGAAACCTCGCGAGCGCCCCGGCTCGAAGTCCGCGTCATAGGCCCCACCGAGCCGGGCCCGGTGGCCTCCGGACCGCCGGGGCTCTCCCGTCGTCCACGCCCACGGCGCATCATCGCCGTGGGCGGAGGCAAGGGCGGCATCGGCAAGTCCATGGTGTCCGCCAACCTGGGTGTCGCGCTCGCGCAGGCAGGCCTCAACGTGCTGCTGGTGGACGCGGACCTGGGCGGTGCGAACCTGCACACGTGCTTGGGCGTGGGTCAGCCCACGGCGACGCTGTCCGACTTCCTGCGGCGCAACAAGGCGCAGCTCGAGGACGTCATCGTCCCCACGGGCGTGCCCCGGCTGTCGCTGATCGCCGGCGCGCAGGACGCGCTGGACGCCGCCAACCTCAAGTACGCGCAGAAGCAGAAGCTGCTGAAGACGCTGATGGGGGCGTCCGCGGACTACCTCATCATCGACCTGGGCGCCGGCACCAGCTTCAACACCATCGACTTCTTCATCATGGCCGACCACGGCCTGCTGGTGGTGCTGCCCGAGCCCACGTCGGTGGAGAACGCCTACCGCTTCGCGAAGGCGGCCTTCTTCCGGCGGCTCCAGCAGGTGGAGGCGCAGTACGGCATCCAGGACGTGGTGGAGGACGCGCTCACCACCCGTGAGGGCTCGCTGCGCACGCTGCACGACGTGCTGGCCCAGGCACGACGCAAGGACCCCGCGAGCGCGGAGCGGCTCGAGCGCGAGCTGGCCGCGTTCCGCATCCGGCTCATCGTGAACCAGGCCCGGACGGACGCGGACCTCAACGTGGGCACCGCCGTGGCGGCCGCGTGGAAGAAGTTCTTCGGCATCGAGATGGACGACCTGGGTGCCATCCGGTACGACGACGAGGCCTGGCGTGCGGTGCGCAAGCGCCGGCCCGTCCTCATCGAGCGCCCCGACTCTCCGGCCGCCACCGCCATCCAGCGCATCGCGGCCCGCCTCCTTGCCCTCGACGGCACCACCGACTCCTCTTCTTCGCCATGAAGCCCTTCGAGCAGCAGACCTATTACGAGCTCCTGGAGGTTCCCGTCTCCGCGCCGGTGGACGACATCCGCGCGGCCTACTCGCGGCTGATGGAGCTGTACTCGCCGGACTCCATCGCCGTGTACGCGCTGGTGGACCCGGAGCAGGTGGACACGCTCCGCGCCCGGATGACCGAGGCGATGGAGATCCTCACCGACGCGGACCTCCGCGCCGAATACGACAAGGATCTGGGGCTGCCCGCCGTGCGGATGGCGGAGGCCGTCGCCGCCGGTGGGAGGCCCTCGTCCGAGGCCAGGGCGGGTGCGGGCGCGGTGGCCCGGGCCGCCGAGGCGCTCGCCAGCACGGCGGTGGAGGTCCGCGCGGAGGCCCCGGCACGGGACGCGGCGGTGGCTTCCACCCAGACGCCCGCTTCCGAGGCGCCCGCGCCGGCACAGGAAGGGCAGGTCGACTTCCGCTCCAGGTTCTTCCGCGGCTTCTCCTTCGCGTACGTGTCCAGCTCGCTGGAGGTCTCGCCGCTCGTCGGCAGCGCGGTGGACGTGTCCTCCCCCGCGCGGGCTCCGACTGCATCCCCGGCGAGCCCTGTCGTCGAGGCCGTGGCCGCGGCTCCGAGTCCCGTGACGCCTGTGCCAGAGGCCGCGGCTCCAGCCCCGGCTCCGCTCCCGACGAGCCCTGTCGTCGAGGCCGTGGCCGCGGCTCCGAGTCCCGTGACGCCTGTGCCAGAGGCCGCGGCTCCGGCCCCGACTCCGCTCCCGGTGGCCCCTGTCGCCGAGGCTGCGAGTCCGGCCCCGGCGGCCGCGAGCGCTCCGCCCGCCGCTCCAAAGCCGGATGCGCCCGCCGCCGTGCCGGCCCGCCCGGAGAGCACCCCCAGCACTCCGTCCCTGGCGGGCCCGCCGCCGCTGCCGGGCACCCGCGCGGCCGTCCTCCGGGCCACGGCCGAGGCCCGGGCCGCGGCACGGGCCACCGCTCCAGACTCACAGGCGCCGCGTCCGGCCTCCGGTCGGCAGCTCGGCGACGCGCAGATCCTCTCCCAGGACTCGGCCATCGCCACCGCTGAGTCGGCCCTGGCGCAGGTGGCGGCCCGGGTGCGCGAGCCGCGTCCCCGCACCCCGGACATCCCCTCGGACGCCGAGTTCAACGGCGAACTGCTGCGCCGCGTCCGTGAGGCCCGGGGCTTCTCCCTCCAGCAGGTCGCCGACCGCACCCGCATCACTCGCAGTCACCTGGAGAACGTGGAGGCGGACCGCTACTCCGCCCTCCCACCCCCCGTGTATCTGCGCGGCATCCTGATGAACCTGGCCCGCGAGCTGGGGCTGGACCCCCTCCGGGTCTCCAGGAGCTATCTGGCCCTGGCTTCTGAGAAGTCGGGGAAGAAGTGACTTCGTCCAGGGGACGGCTTGATGGAGGAGGGGTGCGAGGAAAGTTGACTCCCCCCTGGCCGGTGCCTAAGTAGGTAGGACGATGACGGACGAGGAAAAGGTCAAGGCGATGCGGCTCGCCCGTGCGATTGCCTCGGATATCTCGCTCTACAACGAGCAGAAGATCATCAAGGGCATCGAGCAGGACAACCTCTTCGAGGTCCTCAAGGAGGAACTGGAAGAGGGCCGCGAGCTCTACAAGAGCCGCGTCAGCCAGGAGATCTTCACGAAGATGAACTTCTTCGAGCGCGCCATCAACGACATCGTGCTGCGCTCCAAGGCGCACGTGAAGTCGAAGATCTGGTAGCGCCTGCACACGTGGTAGCGCCCGACACGCGAGAGCACCGCGCCCCACCCGAAGCCCGCGGTGAGCGCGTGGATCAGTACCTCGCCCGCGCCTTCCCGGACCTCACCCGCTCGCGCATCCACGGCCTCATCGAGGCCGGGCATGTGCTCGCCGACGGCCAGCCCGCCAAGCCGGCCCGGCGCCTGCGTGGCGGCGAGCTGCTGTCCCTCCACATCCCCGCGCCCGTGCCCGCCGTCCCGCTGGCCGAGGAGCTGCCCCTCGCGGTGCTCCACGAGGACCGGGACCTGGTGGTGGTGGACAAGGCCGCGGGCATGGTGGTGCACCCGGGCGCCGGACATGCCTCGGGCACCCTGGTCAACGCGCTGCTGCACCGCGTGAAGGACCTGGCCGGCGTGGGCGGAGAGCTGCGCCCCGGCATCGTCCACCGCCTGGACAAGGACACCACCGGCTGCCTCGTGGTGGCCAAGAACGAGCAGGCGCTGGTGGCGCTCCAGAAGTCCTTCAAGACGCGCGCGGTGGAGAAGACCTACCTGGCGCTCGTCCATGGCACGCCCCCGGCCGAGGCGCGCATCGAGACGCTCTACGGCCGCCACCCCGTCAACCGCCAGCGCTTCACCGGCAAGGTGAAGGAGGGCAAGCAGGCCATCACCGTGTTCCGCGTCCTCGAGTCCTTCGACGGCGCCGCACTGGTGGAGGTGGATCTGCTCACCGGCCGCACGCACCAGATTCGCGTGCACCTGTCCGAGGCCGGCCACCCGCTGCTGTGCGACGCCCTCTACGGCGCGGGGCGCAAGCCGAAGGGGCTGGCGGCCGAGGCACAGGAGAAGCTGGGCCGCCAGGCGCTGCATGCCTGGCGCCTGGCCTTCGCCCACCCGCGCACGGGCAAGGTGCTGAAGCTGGAGGCCCCGGTGCCGGCAGACCTGGAGGCCGCGCTGGCGCTGCTGCGCGGTGACAAGGCCGCGCCCGCGGAGGTGGCGGCGAAGGCGCCCGCCAGGGCGAAGCCCGCCGCGCGGAAGAAGGCGGCGAAGCGCACGACGGGCCGGGCGCGCTGAGCGGCGCGGCCCGGGCTACAGGCCGGAGACGCTGAGCGACTGCTGGCGCTTGGACAGCACCTTGACGGGCTGGATGGCCATGACGCGCATGAAGACCTGGAGCAGCTCCGGGTCGAACTTGTTGCGCATCTCCGTCCACATCAGCATCAGCGCGACTTCGGGGCCGTAGGCGTCGCGGTACGGGCGCTTGGACGTGAGCGCGTCGTACGCGTCGCAGATGGCGATGATCTTCGCGTACGCCCCGAGGTTCGTCTTCGGGATGATCATCTGGATGTTGCCGCGCGAGTCGCGCACGGCGGTGCCGAAGTCCGTCTTGTGCTCGAAGGTCGTCACCACGCGCAGCAGGGTGGAGCGGCTGAAGCCCTTCTCCATCAGGATGTTGCGCACGGAGATGAGCGGCGCCTTCTGCACCGCCACGCGCTCGTCCGGCGTCAGCGCGCCGCGCTTGGTGGCCAGCTCCTCCGGCAGCGTGGCCATGCCCGCGTCGTGGAAGAGGGCGATGTAGCCCAGGTCTCTCAGCTGCGGCTTTGTCAGCCCCAGCTCCGCGCCGAAGACGACGCTCATCAGGCACACGTTGACCTGGTGGTACACGAGGTAGTCGTCCTCGCGCCGCATCGTCGTCATGCCCAGGAAGTGCGTCTTCTGCTCGAAGGAGATGTCCACGAAGTCCTGCACCAGCCGCAGCGCCTTGGAGGCGTTGATGGGCTTCCCGGCGCGCACGGACTCCAGGTACTTCGTGAGGAAGAACACCGCGCGGGCATAGATGGTCATCGCGTACTTCTTGCGATCGACCTTCTGGTCGCCCGGGTTGTCCATGTCCTTGTTCAGCTTCTCCTTCAGCTTGGAGAACTTCGCCACCCGCATGTTGAGCAGCTTGCGGCCCGCCAGCCCGTCCTCCTCCGCCGTGCTCGACTGCTCCTTGGCGAAGATCCAGATGAAGTTCTTCAGGTCCGGCACCGTCACCGGCTTGGTCAGCGTGAAG
Coding sequences:
- a CDS encoding HD-GYP domain-containing protein, producing MADNLKISHQAHEENVNEFGREHNEKLQSLARSMVAGLYMLVRSVKMYDPENAVFQKPLHQLQDIINQIIGKEGRLELAGVKESFYLNGMLVKVDLNSIENQRYLLSELRAKDVGGFTLTKPVTVPDLKNFIWIFAKEQSSTAEEDGLAGRKLLNMRVAKFSKLKEKLNKDMDNPGDQKVDRKKYAMTIYARAVFFLTKYLESVRAGKPINASKALRLVQDFVDISFEQKTHFLGMTTMRREDDYLVYHQVNVCLMSVVFGAELGLTKPQLRDLGYIALFHDAGMATLPEELATKRGALTPDERVAVQKAPLISVRNILMEKGFSRSTLLRVVTTFEHKTDFGTAVRDSRGNIQMIIPKTNLGAYAKIIAICDAYDALTSKRPYRDAYGPEVALMLMWTEMRNKFDPELLQVFMRVMAIQPVKVLSKRQQSLSVSGL
- a CDS encoding P-loop NTPase; the protein is MASGPPGLSRRPRPRRIIAVGGGKGGIGKSMVSANLGVALAQAGLNVLLVDADLGGANLHTCLGVGQPTATLSDFLRRNKAQLEDVIVPTGVPRLSLIAGAQDALDAANLKYAQKQKLLKTLMGASADYLIIDLGAGTSFNTIDFFIMADHGLLVVLPEPTSVENAYRFAKAAFFRRLQQVEAQYGIQDVVEDALTTREGSLRTLHDVLAQARRKDPASAERLERELAAFRIRLIVNQARTDADLNVGTAVAAAWKKFFGIEMDDLGAIRYDDEAWRAVRKRRPVLIERPDSPAATAIQRIAARLLALDGTTDSSSSP
- a CDS encoding RluA family pseudouridine synthase — its product is MVAPDTREHRAPPEARGERVDQYLARAFPDLTRSRIHGLIEAGHVLADGQPAKPARRLRGGELLSLHIPAPVPAVPLAEELPLAVLHEDRDLVVVDKAAGMVVHPGAGHASGTLVNALLHRVKDLAGVGGELRPGIVHRLDKDTTGCLVVAKNEQALVALQKSFKTRAVEKTYLALVHGTPPAEARIETLYGRHPVNRQRFTGKVKEGKQAITVFRVLESFDGAALVEVDLLTGRTHQIRVHLSEAGHPLLCDALYGAGRKPKGLAAEAQEKLGRQALHAWRLAFAHPRTGKVLKLEAPVPADLEAALALLRGDKAAPAEVAAKAPARAKPAARKKAAKRTTGRAR
- a CDS encoding helix-turn-helix domain-containing protein; its protein translation is MKPFEQQTYYELLEVPVSAPVDDIRAAYSRLMELYSPDSIAVYALVDPEQVDTLRARMTEAMEILTDADLRAEYDKDLGLPAVRMAEAVAAGGRPSSEARAGAGAVARAAEALASTAVEVRAEAPARDAAVASTQTPASEAPAPAQEGQVDFRSRFFRGFSFAYVSSSLEVSPLVGSAVDVSSPARAPTASPASPVVEAVAAAPSPVTPVPEAAAPAPAPLPTSPVVEAVAAAPSPVTPVPEAAAPAPTPLPVAPVAEAASPAPAAASAPPAAPKPDAPAAVPARPESTPSTPSLAGPPPLPGTRAAVLRATAEARAAARATAPDSQAPRPASGRQLGDAQILSQDSAIATAESALAQVAARVREPRPRTPDIPSDAEFNGELLRRVREARGFSLQQVADRTRITRSHLENVEADRYSALPPPVYLRGILMNLARELGLDPLRVSRSYLALASEKSGKK